The genomic window TCCTCGGGCCTGACGCCAAACTCCAGATCGGTATCACTCAGGGTTTTTGGTAAGTACCGAAAAAAGAAAGCATCAATATTGAAATATTGTATTTGATAGCTGAGATTTGTAttagttttgtttatttatttatttatttacttacttacttacttacttacttacttacttacttacttacttacttacttacttactttttcaatttaattttttcaaaatggattttgtttttccccattttttattttttagaatttttattCTCCTCCTATAGAGGAGCAATCACATTAATCATGACACGGATTGTGCGCTCATGTCTGCCGTCTCGATTATTTTCAGCCATCCTCACTCAATTGATATGCAGCACACACTCTTTAGATGTGTCATTGCGCACTTTGCATTATATTTCTGTGTGCTATTTGCATTGATTTTCATAAAGGCCGGTCCAGCACGACGTCTATTGTGATCAGCCCACGTTCCCGCCGCCTAGCGCGCCTTTGTTTCTCACCACCGTCTCTAACGCGCTGACGGCTGGAACAAATTATTGCCGGAAAGGTTTGCAAACTAAGTGCGCGCTCGCCTTGTGCGTCTGGCTTGCTCCGCTCGGAAAATACCAGGCGCCTGCCGTTCAGTCAATGGAGCCGCTGGAAAGATGTTTCTTTTAATAACATAATCGGCGAGATGAATCATAAAAGAAATTATCCAACAATAAATGCCTTGTGTGAATAAAAGACCACAACTCTTAGTGACAACATCGAGTTGAATATTCaatctattatttttttaattgcttaaagAAAGTATATTGAGAATAAACGGTGAGTGGCTGTGTTTCTTGAATAGACGCTGTGTCGGAGGTGACCCTCTCGGTGCCCTCAGTGGCAACAGAAGGGGGCAATGTCACTCTAACGTGCACCGCAAGTGGAACAGAGCTCACCTTCCAGTGGGGGAAGGACGGCGAGGCCATCACCGAAGACGGCAGGATCACCATCGCCGGCGGCTCGCTGGTCATCAACCCGGGCCAGCGAGGCGACGCCGGAGATTACACGTGCACCGTCAGCAACCCCGTCAGCGCCCGCACCGCCACGCGGAGTCTCACCGTCTTCTGTGAGTTGTTAGCAAGCAATAGTTGATGCTTGACCCACAGTAATGTTTCTGCTAGCTAATTAAAGCCCAACTTGAGCGCCTTGGTGGAGGTGCTAAAACGCCTTCAACAGAAAGTCTGCTGGTCTTTGGAGGTGAAAACAAATCAATACTAAGTGTATCTTGTGACGCCGATAACAACCTGCTGTGTTCATCACGGCACCAGACGGAGCCAGCACCCGTTTACTCAACTGCGGGGAGTGCTGATGGAGTCGTGTTTTAGCTTAGCTCAATTTTTTTGGAAGTACCCAGTGCAAGACTTTCATGTTGGAAACATTTGAAATCATGTTGTTCCACCAGACGGACCTGACACCCCGGTCCTGACCAAGGACGCTCCCAAAGACTGCGTGGGCAGCGCCGATGTTCAGGCGGGCCAGACCTTGCGCCTCACCTGCCTGTCAGACTCGCTGCCCCCCGCCCTCTTCATGTGGCAACGCGACGGCCAGCCGGTGGTGCCGGCGCAGCCCGACAGCGGCGCGCTCACCGTGCAGACGTCGTCCACGGACGACAGCGGCCGCTATTCGTGCACCGCCCGCAACGCTGTCACGGGCGGCGAGTCGGTGCGGGGGACGGACGTGTCCGTGGAAAGTGAGTTATGACCAAGGTTGACCTCTAGGTGGATAATAATGATGGCGGTGGGGCTTACAACGGTGCCCTCCCCCACCTTCCGAATATCTGTCTTCATGACAGCAGAGGGACACAATGCATCCTGGGAGATTGATCTGGCGGGAATGTGGTCAAAGTCATTCGGTGACttggacacacacaaatgcacacgcacacacttccatcttttggtttcatttattttcctttctcaCTCTCCCCTTTCTTATCTTTTCTGTCTGGCCTCATTATCTTTGTTTGTTACCGCTGCCAAGCTCAAAGGGTAAAGCAGGTGTTTTTGTTACCAGCATAACTCAAAAACCACACTAACTATTTCCAACAAAACTTTAAATAGCCTTTTAGTGTCTGCAGGGTCACATTGAAAGAACATAAAAATACAGGAAAATTGCAgcgtaaaaaatattttgttagaTACATCGCAGGTGCTGCTCTCCTATATGACTTGCATCTTTCTTTGCGTTCTAGACACTTGCCTGGACGTCGGTGAAGTGGTGGGCATCGTGATTGGCAGCTTTCTGCTGCTGCTCATTTTGGTGCTGCTCATTGTGCTGCTGGTGTGTCTCGTACTGAGGAGACGGGGTGAGGACCTTTAGTAGTCTGTCGTCATCTGTTTCTGTACAAATATTCATGACTTCTTCCATAATTGGATAATGCCTAAATCAAGATTTTGTGTGAGACACATACCGCTATCAAGACTTTGTGCCTGGCTCCCGGTAATCGTTTGCGCCTGTATTGTTGCAGCGCGACAAAGGCAAGGTGAAGTTATCACGGTCCAGAAGAACCGCACAAATCCTCAACCTCAAGTAAGCCAGCGAGCAAGCAGATGATTCGCTCTTGATTTTAACCAGCGTGTGACGGCGCCATTGACCCgcgtctcattttttttctgtcaccaTTAAGCCTCCTGACCCACGCGCTAACCTCGCAAGGGATCTGACCCGAAATCCCGACCCCCCTGTCTTTCAATGGAACCCACGAGGCCGCCGCCCCGCCTGGTTGTACGCCCGCCAGGAGCCGAGGTCCGCCGACCTGCAGGCTCTGCAGCTGAACACCTTGCAGCGGAACGGTCTCGCGCCTGAACCCCTTGGCGAAGTTCCTCGCAACGCATCCTCCTACCCGCTTGACGGCTTCGACAACCCGGCTTTCTCGCGGGCGGACCCGCAGCGGACCGATTCCAACGTTGTGCTCCAGACGGGTCCCGGTCAAAGTGACGGACGGCGCGGGGGGGTCCAGCTGAACCTGACGCAAGGTTCCCAGCCGAACGCGCCGATGCCCACCATTAACGTCAACCTGAACACCTTCCCCCGGCAGGAAGCCACAAATAGACAGACTCAATTAACAGACACGGGGCAGTCAAATCCCAGAATGCCAAGCGGGTCAGCCTCTCAGGGTCTTCAGGCTCAGCCGGGGCTCATCCCGACCGgatacacacactctcacactgcTCAGCGCAACGCCAGGACTCAGACTTACCAACAGGAAGTCAGCGCCACCGCTTCCTCCCACCAGCAGATGTCGTGGGATCTCCTGAGAGGAACGCCGGCGTACCCCAGAGGGACCCTCCCCAGGGGGCTGGCTTCGGACACGACAGACTACACCGACCAGCCGCCTTTGCTACAAACGCAGCCGCGAAGTCGAAATCCTTTTCGGGAAGACGCAACCTCCACTGTTCAGCAAGGCCGGACGAGGAACCACTCAGCTGATTTTTGGGACTCACGTACTCTGAGAGTGCCGCAACTTGAGCCTGCCAGCCACTCGCACAGAAGCCCTCCGACGCAAAAGGAGCAAGCCAGGCAAGACTCAAGGCTTCCGTCTGCGACCCAATCTTCCTCCAGTCAGGACACCACGACAAGCAGCAACCCTTTTGTCAGCCAGCAAGCTACTTTCAGACAGAGTAACCCATTTAGTTCGGCCCAGGCTGACCCGAACCGCCTCCTCCAAGCACAAGCGGTCCAGCAACAGAGGGCAGCACTGGCCCAAGCAGCTCAAACCCGCAGCGCCAGCCAACCTCGCCAAGCTAACCAGCGAGAAGCTGGTGCCCTCACACAAGCGGCACTTAAATCCCACACACAGAGCGCAAAAGTCTTCCAGAACCGGAGACACCAAACCCAAGCAGCACTGTTTCACCCCGTGCCCCGAGCTCAACCGACTCTGGCACCCGCGGGTC from Syngnathus typhle isolate RoL2023-S1 ecotype Sweden linkage group LG10, RoL_Styp_1.0, whole genome shotgun sequence includes these protein-coding regions:
- the si:dkeyp-97a10.3 gene encoding uncharacterized protein si:dkeyp-97a10.3 translates to MGQLVAFFVGLSLAVLVLAQDPIQIQFQTDPVLVLSGTEILFTVLTMPDVLSMTWLYEEVTLGLFAGGSPVLNEVAQFRGRLTITATQLRIGSAQLGDAGTYTVEVIPLASSGLTPNSRSVSLRVFDAVSEVTLSVPSVATEGGNVTLTCTASGTELTFQWGKDGEAITEDGRITIAGGSLVINPGQRGDAGDYTCTVSNPVSARTATRSLTVFYGPDTPVLTKDAPKDCVGSADVQAGQTLRLTCLSDSLPPALFMWQRDGQPVVPAQPDSGALTVQTSSTDDSGRYSCTARNAVTGGESVRGTDVSVENTCLDVGEVVGIVIGSFLLLLILVLLIVLLVCLVLRRRARQRQGEVITVQKNRTNPQPQPPDPRANLARDLTRNPDPPVFQWNPRGRRPAWLYARQEPRSADLQALQLNTLQRNGLAPEPLGEVPRNASSYPLDGFDNPAFSRADPQRTDSNVVLQTGPGQSDGRRGGVQLNLTQGSQPNAPMPTINVNLNTFPRQEATNRQTQLTDTGQSNPRMPSGSASQGLQAQPGLIPTGYTHSHTAQRNARTQTYQQEVSATASSHQQMSWDLLRGTPAYPRGTLPRGLASDTTDYTDQPPLLQTQPRSRNPFREDATSTVQQGRTRNHSADFWDSRTLRVPQLEPASHSHRSPPTQKEQARQDSRLPSATQSSSSQDTTTSSNPFVSQQATFRQSNPFSSAQADPNRLLQAQAVQQQRAALAQAAQTRSASQPRQANQREAGALTQAALKSHTQSAKVFQNRRHQTQAALFHPVPRAQPTLAPAGPRAPTPPPVIPLAQFQSLPRAHTRHKSKQHRSGHGGQHQHARGRAHTRGHAGHGRIVHGQTVHGHAAHQQQHQAHRSRPR